A genomic window from Sulfitobacter sp. LCG007 includes:
- a CDS encoding TRAP transporter permease produces MDQSPARHLPETIAKVLAFLVPLVAVIWVLAIPQRLGFLIYPEQVAGLMLGAALCVAFSRDIPKIGGPRFIFDSLLALLSLGVGVYVCIRFPVLSEGSFQYPTESLILGILVALLVLEGLRRVVGWTLVIITLAMFAYALWGNLVPGPLRGRGQEFADVMRFIGTDSAGTWGSALQIAAFVVVIFVLFGGVLLAVGGGEFFTQVATRFAGRGPGNTAKIAVVASGLFGSISGSAVSNVMSTGVMTIPMMRRSGFRADQAGAIEAVASTGGQLAPPVMGAAAFLMAELLQMPYRSILLAAILPAAIYYISLYVQIDFIARRDNHKSADWIEQRPMRQVMGDGWLPLIAFVVLLGSIFAWNTRAEVAAIWALGVIVVVALGFWAMRFFGVSSGPALSPRELVSSIAKTGGQVCDVLLICAAAGMIIGLLATTGLGFSLSLFLIQFGGQNLFGLLVVTALVGIVLGLGLPTTGVYLLLATMAAPALVQLGIPSLSAHMFVFYYGMLSMITPPIALAAYAAASISGAPQIKTGVQAFRFGWIAYFLPFLFIYKPGLLMSGPWYEIAYVFVSSMAALTLVSAGLIGHALGPITTPVRICAVLLGLLMIAPLRQVGPPVLEFGVSAIGIAVLFLYYLRMRDAPGRIAALRD; encoded by the coding sequence ATGGATCAGTCCCCCGCCCGCCATCTGCCCGAGACCATCGCGAAAGTGCTGGCCTTTCTGGTGCCACTGGTTGCCGTCATCTGGGTCCTGGCCATCCCGCAGCGCCTTGGCTTCCTGATCTATCCCGAACAGGTCGCGGGTCTCATGCTGGGGGCCGCGCTGTGCGTCGCCTTCAGCCGGGACATCCCGAAGATCGGCGGACCGCGGTTCATCTTCGATTCCCTCCTTGCGCTGCTGTCGCTGGGCGTCGGCGTCTATGTCTGCATCCGGTTCCCGGTGCTGTCCGAAGGCAGCTTCCAGTATCCGACCGAGTCGCTGATCCTCGGGATCCTCGTGGCGCTTCTGGTGCTGGAGGGACTGCGACGCGTGGTGGGCTGGACGCTGGTCATCATCACGCTCGCAATGTTCGCCTATGCGCTTTGGGGCAACCTGGTGCCGGGGCCGCTGCGCGGGCGCGGCCAGGAATTTGCCGACGTCATGCGGTTCATCGGCACGGACAGTGCGGGCACCTGGGGCTCCGCGCTCCAGATCGCCGCCTTCGTGGTGGTGATCTTCGTGCTGTTCGGCGGCGTGCTGCTGGCCGTGGGCGGCGGGGAGTTCTTCACCCAGGTCGCCACCCGCTTTGCCGGGCGGGGGCCGGGCAACACGGCGAAGATCGCCGTCGTCGCGTCAGGCCTCTTCGGCTCGATCTCGGGCTCGGCGGTTTCGAACGTGATGTCGACCGGCGTGATGACGATCCCGATGATGCGCCGGTCGGGCTTCCGCGCCGATCAGGCCGGCGCGATCGAGGCGGTCGCATCCACCGGGGGTCAGCTGGCACCGCCGGTGATGGGCGCCGCGGCCTTCCTGATGGCCGAGCTTCTGCAGATGCCCTACAGGTCGATCCTGCTGGCCGCGATCCTGCCGGCCGCGATCTACTACATTTCCCTTTATGTGCAGATCGACTTCATCGCGCGGCGTGACAACCACAAAAGCGCCGACTGGATCGAGCAGCGGCCGATGCGGCAGGTCATGGGCGACGGCTGGTTGCCGCTGATTGCATTCGTCGTCCTTCTGGGCAGCATCTTCGCCTGGAACACCCGTGCGGAGGTCGCCGCGATCTGGGCACTTGGCGTGATCGTGGTCGTCGCGCTTGGGTTCTGGGCAATGCGGTTTTTCGGCGTCTCCTCCGGCCCGGCGCTCAGCCCGAGAGAGCTGGTGTCGAGCATCGCGAAAACCGGGGGGCAGGTCTGCGACGTGCTGCTGATCTGCGCCGCGGCGGGCATGATCATCGGCCTGCTCGCGACCACGGGTCTCGGCTTTTCGCTGTCGCTGTTCCTGATCCAGTTCGGGGGCCAGAACCTCTTCGGCCTGCTCGTCGTCACGGCGCTTGTCGGGATCGTTCTGGGCCTCGGCTTGCCGACAACGGGCGTCTACCTGCTGCTGGCGACGATGGCGGCGCCGGCCCTGGTGCAGCTTGGGATCCCGTCGCTGTCCGCCCACATGTTCGTGTTCTACTATGGCATGCTGTCGATGATCACGCCGCCGATCGCGCTGGCAGCCTATGCCGCGGCCTCCATCAGCGGAGCGCCACAGATCAAGACCGGGGTACAGGCCTTCCGCTTCGGCTGGATCGCCTATTTCCTGCCGTTCCTCTTCATCTACAAGCCCGGCCTGCTGATGTCCGGTCCCTGGTACGAGATCGCCTATGTCTTCGTCAGCTCCATGGCGGCGCTGACCCTGGTGTCGGCGGGTCTGATCGGTCACGCGCTTGGCCCGATCACGACGCCGGTGCGGATCTGCGCCGTGCTGCTTGGCCTTCTGATGATCGCCCCGCTGCGCCAGGTCGGCCCCCCGGTGCTGGAGTTCGGGGTCTCGGCCATAGGGATCGCTGTCTTGTTCCTCTACTATCTGCGAATGCGAGACGCGCCGGGCCGGATCGCGGCGCTGCGGGACTGA
- a CDS encoding thiamine pyrophosphate-requiring protein codes for MSATPDSDASERPGLAAELYLRTLSEGGVQALYAVAGTDFPSVIETYERSSTSGTVLPRPYTVPHENLAVSMAHGDALRTRRAQVAMVHVSVGTANMVCGALNAVRDCVPVVLSAGRTPVTEEGEHGTRTRFIHWAQEMFDQGGMIREAVKWDYELRSPSQAGDVAIRALDIAEAPPPGPVYLSLPRELLAKEVRADVPRRTRTKVAEGQPDGAAIDRLAETIKAASYPVIITSNSGREAGGCAALAALVEAWSIPVIQFNARSVNLPFEHPMCVGFDPQSLLSGADLIISLACDVPFVPAVTRPRPTAEIWEIDRDPLFSRYPLRSFGAAHSIIASPLSAIRALHQALGAPGGDQARKVAERATKVAEARARRISRAGVDRSRFTAESASAILAEQLPREAVVVNEYSFRTDLARFDGEGQFYGFTPAGGLGFGMGAALGIAAADAREGLRDRPVVAMLGDGAYMFNNPVACHWASAAHKLPMLSVIFNNRRWGAVRNSTLAMYPQGAAAASDGMFLADLSPAPDYAAICRAHGGLGETVQSADQLPGAIDRALTALAGGQQALIDLVIET; via the coding sequence ATGTCAGCTACGCCAGATTCCGACGCGTCCGAGCGCCCGGGACTTGCCGCCGAACTCTACCTCAGGACCCTGTCCGAGGGTGGGGTCCAGGCGCTCTACGCGGTCGCCGGAACCGACTTTCCGTCGGTGATCGAAACCTACGAGAGGTCGTCGACATCCGGTACCGTGTTACCGCGGCCCTACACTGTCCCGCACGAGAACCTTGCCGTGTCGATGGCGCACGGGGATGCGTTGCGGACGCGCCGGGCGCAGGTGGCGATGGTGCATGTCAGCGTCGGGACGGCGAACATGGTCTGCGGTGCGCTGAACGCCGTGCGCGATTGCGTGCCGGTGGTGCTGAGCGCGGGGCGTACGCCCGTCACGGAAGAGGGCGAACACGGGACGCGAACCCGTTTCATCCACTGGGCACAGGAGATGTTCGACCAGGGCGGCATGATCCGTGAGGCGGTGAAGTGGGACTACGAACTGCGCAGCCCCTCGCAGGCCGGGGACGTCGCGATCCGCGCGCTCGACATCGCCGAAGCGCCGCCGCCGGGGCCGGTCTATCTTTCCCTCCCGAGAGAGCTGCTCGCGAAGGAGGTGCGCGCCGACGTGCCGCGCCGGACGCGGACAAAGGTGGCGGAAGGACAGCCCGACGGCGCGGCCATCGACCGGCTGGCCGAGACGATCAAGGCCGCCAGCTATCCCGTTATCATCACAAGCAATTCCGGTCGCGAGGCCGGGGGTTGCGCGGCCCTCGCGGCGCTGGTCGAGGCCTGGTCGATCCCCGTTATCCAGTTCAACGCCCGGTCGGTGAACCTGCCGTTCGAGCATCCGATGTGCGTCGGGTTCGACCCGCAGTCGCTGCTGTCGGGGGCGGATCTGATCATCTCTCTCGCCTGCGACGTACCGTTCGTGCCTGCGGTGACCAGGCCGCGCCCGACCGCAGAGATCTGGGAGATCGACCGCGATCCGCTTTTCTCGCGCTATCCGCTGCGCAGCTTCGGTGCGGCGCACTCGATCATCGCCTCGCCGCTCTCCGCGATCCGGGCGCTGCACCAGGCGCTTGGTGCGCCGGGCGGCGATCAGGCGCGCAAGGTGGCGGAACGCGCGACGAAGGTGGCTGAGGCGCGCGCGCGCCGCATAAGCCGGGCAGGCGTCGACCGCAGCCGGTTCACGGCGGAATCCGCGAGCGCGATCCTGGCGGAACAGCTGCCGAGAGAGGCGGTGGTGGTGAACGAATACTCCTTCCGTACCGACCTCGCCCGCTTCGACGGGGAGGGGCAGTTCTACGGCTTCACCCCCGCGGGCGGGCTCGGTTTCGGGATGGGCGCTGCGCTCGGGATCGCGGCGGCGGATGCGCGCGAAGGGCTGCGCGATCGGCCGGTCGTGGCGATGCTGGGCGACGGTGCGTACATGTTCAACAACCCGGTTGCCTGCCACTGGGCATCGGCCGCGCACAAGCTGCCGATGCTGTCGGTGATCTTCAACAACCGCAGATGGGGCGCGGTGCGGAATTCGACGCTGGCGATGTATCCGCAGGGGGCCGCCGCGGCCTCGGACGGCATGTTCCTGGCCGATCTGTCTCCCGCGCCGGATTACGCCGCGATCTGCCGCGCGCATGGCGGGTTGGGAGAGACGGTGCAGTCCGCCGACCAGCTGCCCGGTGCGATCGACCGGGCGCTGACGGCGCTGGCCGGAGGTCAGCAGGCGCTGATCGACCTCGTCATCGAGACCTGA
- a CDS encoding branched-chain amino acid ABC transporter permease, with protein sequence MSGYLAGIIAILSINVIFAYGIFLAVASGQLNLGGAGFQAVGAYAAGWLSADLGLPVALTLLAGAVMAGLVGVALAFPILRTRGVYLVLATFAFAEVVAGLILNTEALGGAMGMSVPGYVEWQVPMIAAILVALLVFYIMSTRFGLTIRAIHDDEDVSDLMGVSIRNVKVAAFGFGAALAGLSGAFYAHNFGYIEAQGFNAMVSIYVLLYVLLGGTQTAWGPLVGAAFFTLLPEVLREVLPAAKEFVVTLFGGVPDGARPDESWRFVILGVLAVGFMAIRPEGLITRAMVERLSLRRSPARLGEAAE encoded by the coding sequence ATGAGCGGCTATCTTGCCGGGATCATCGCGATCCTGTCGATCAACGTGATCTTCGCCTACGGCATCTTCCTCGCCGTCGCCTCCGGCCAGCTGAACCTCGGCGGGGCGGGGTTCCAGGCGGTCGGCGCCTATGCCGCGGGCTGGCTGTCCGCGGACCTCGGCCTGCCGGTCGCGCTGACGCTGCTGGCAGGCGCGGTGATGGCGGGCCTTGTCGGCGTGGCGCTGGCATTCCCGATCCTGCGAACGCGGGGGGTCTACCTGGTGCTGGCGACCTTCGCCTTCGCAGAGGTCGTCGCGGGGCTGATCCTGAACACCGAGGCGCTTGGCGGGGCCATGGGCATGTCGGTGCCCGGCTATGTCGAATGGCAGGTGCCGATGATCGCCGCGATCCTGGTCGCGCTGCTGGTCTTCTACATCATGTCCACCCGTTTCGGACTGACGATCCGGGCGATTCACGACGACGAGGACGTGTCGGACCTGATGGGCGTGTCGATCCGCAACGTGAAGGTCGCGGCCTTCGGCTTCGGCGCCGCGCTGGCGGGACTGTCGGGCGCTTTCTACGCTCACAACTTCGGCTACATCGAGGCGCAGGGCTTCAACGCCATGGTGTCGATCTACGTGCTGCTTTACGTCCTGCTGGGCGGGACGCAGACAGCCTGGGGTCCGCTGGTCGGCGCGGCCTTCTTCACCCTGCTGCCCGAAGTGCTGAGAGAGGTCCTGCCCGCGGCGAAGGAGTTCGTGGTCACGCTTTTCGGCGGTGTGCCAGACGGCGCGCGGCCCGACGAGAGCTGGCGCTTCGTGATCCTCGGCGTGCTGGCGGTCGGCTTCATGGCGATCCGGCCCGAGGGGCTTATCACCCGCGCGATGGTCGAACGGCTGAGCTTGCGCCGCTCGCCTGCCCGCCTGGGGGAGGCCGCGGAATGA
- a CDS encoding ABC transporter ATP-binding protein: protein MSAPILRLEGLSKAFGAVQVIDDVSFDVPRGARMALIGPNGAGKTTIFNLMSGVYTPDTGRVIFDGEDITGLPSRNRIGRGLARSFQNIRLMPHLSVVENIMLGQQSQAGSLGAMSSPLGARSKWRREAESLLADMNVDTYRGEFVATLPYGIRKKIEVVRALAAKPKLLMLDEPAAGLNPSETAALRDFLVQVSETGITILIVEHDMSLVRSLCERAVVLNFGRLIYDGPTRDVQKDPQVLEAYLGSRHAGEVTNA, encoded by the coding sequence ATGAGCGCGCCGATCCTCAGACTGGAAGGGCTGTCCAAGGCCTTCGGCGCCGTGCAGGTGATCGACGACGTGAGCTTCGACGTGCCGCGCGGTGCCCGGATGGCGCTGATCGGGCCGAACGGGGCGGGCAAGACGACGATCTTCAATCTGATGTCGGGCGTCTACACCCCGGACACCGGACGGGTGATCTTCGATGGCGAGGACATCACCGGCCTGCCGTCGCGCAACCGGATCGGTCGTGGTCTGGCGCGCAGCTTCCAGAACATCCGCCTGATGCCGCACCTTTCGGTGGTCGAGAACATCATGCTGGGCCAGCAGAGCCAGGCGGGCAGTTTGGGGGCCATGAGTTCTCCGCTCGGGGCGCGGTCGAAATGGCGGCGCGAGGCGGAGTCGCTTCTGGCCGACATGAACGTCGACACCTACCGGGGGGAATTCGTCGCGACGCTGCCCTACGGTATCCGCAAGAAGATCGAGGTAGTCCGCGCGCTGGCGGCGAAGCCGAAGCTGCTGATGCTGGACGAACCCGCCGCGGGCCTGAACCCGTCCGAGACGGCGGCGCTGCGCGATTTCCTTGTGCAGGTCTCCGAGACCGGGATCACCATCCTGATCGTGGAGCATGACATGAGCCTCGTCCGGAGCCTCTGCGAGCGGGCAGTGGTGCTGAACTTCGGCCGGCTGATCTACGACGGGCCGACCCGCGACGTTCAGAAGGACCCGCAGGTGCTGGAGGCCTACCTGGGCAGCCGCCACGCGGGGGAGGTGACCAATGCTTGA
- a CDS encoding ABC transporter substrate-binding protein: protein MKSGKRILLAAAAALATAVPAMAQDTIKIGHISVSSGFLKSVGEPSNVAVDIAVQQINDAGGINGKPIELFRYDTGSDPKQAAVAARSLAQDDKVLAIVGPFSSGEANVALNDAERLKILMLPTSSSAPGLTEGKKYGWRLTEDEQKQFGRLLAAMKDKGLPMKTAEIVYVSDEVVANSAGTKLYPALLKEAGVEVGEPIPVQLKTFDMSAQVAKIVQTNPDIVAVAALPESASKLIAELHRQGYKGRVIGSQIFADPNVVELFGPEGDGTLVVAGFWKGRTEKSQMFDDAFVKLAEERGIHKLGAHHSDAQAYDTVFLVKQLMEAAGTTGDPAKLEEERQALVDGMEGVRFSGILADDICFAGHDAELPGYVIEIKGGEWTKFAESPADTCQ from the coding sequence ATGAAGTCCGGGAAACGCATCCTACTCGCCGCCGCGGCCGCACTGGCCACCGCGGTGCCTGCCATGGCGCAGGACACCATCAAGATCGGCCACATTTCCGTCAGCTCCGGCTTTCTGAAATCCGTGGGCGAGCCGTCCAACGTGGCGGTCGACATCGCAGTCCAGCAGATCAACGACGCGGGCGGCATCAACGGCAAGCCGATCGAGCTCTTCCGCTATGACACCGGGTCCGACCCCAAGCAGGCCGCCGTCGCCGCGCGCTCGCTGGCGCAGGACGACAAGGTCCTGGCCATCGTCGGCCCCTTCTCCTCGGGCGAGGCGAATGTGGCGCTGAACGATGCGGAGCGGCTGAAGATCCTGATGCTGCCGACGTCCTCGTCCGCGCCGGGTCTGACCGAGGGCAAGAAATACGGCTGGCGCCTGACGGAGGACGAACAGAAGCAGTTCGGCCGCCTGCTCGCCGCCATGAAGGACAAGGGCCTGCCGATGAAGACGGCCGAGATCGTCTACGTCTCTGACGAGGTCGTGGCGAACTCTGCCGGGACCAAGCTTTACCCCGCGCTGCTGAAAGAGGCGGGCGTCGAGGTGGGAGAGCCGATCCCCGTCCAGTTGAAGACCTTCGACATGTCGGCGCAGGTGGCCAAGATCGTGCAGACCAACCCCGACATCGTTGCCGTGGCCGCGCTGCCTGAATCCGCATCCAAGCTGATCGCCGAACTTCACCGGCAGGGCTACAAGGGCCGGGTGATCGGGTCGCAGATCTTCGCGGATCCGAACGTGGTCGAACTCTTCGGTCCCGAAGGCGACGGCACCCTGGTGGTCGCGGGCTTCTGGAAGGGCCGCACCGAGAAGAGCCAGATGTTCGACGACGCATTCGTCAAGCTCGCCGAAGAACGCGGGATCCACAAGCTGGGCGCGCACCACTCCGACGCGCAGGCCTATGATACCGTCTTTCTTGTGAAGCAGCTGATGGAAGCGGCGGGCACCACCGGCGATCCGGCAAAGCTCGAGGAAGAGCGGCAGGCGCTGGTCGACGGGATGGAAGGCGTCCGCTTCTCCGGTATCCTGGCGGATGACATCTGCTTTGCCGGTCACGACGCCGAACTTCCCGGCTATGTCATCGAGATCAAGGGCGGCGAATGGACCAAGTTCGCCGAGTCGCCGGCAGACACCTGCCAGTGA
- a CDS encoding TAXI family TRAP transporter solute-binding subunit gives MTLRYTHRSLLAGAVAVAGSLVATTAIAQALGLGTTQGGATGQIGTALAQVISMNSDLQVIPQISANTSQYIPLLDQGKLELAIANYPQTYYAVTGTGMSTEKSENLRLVATMMPFLAALVTAESSGIKTYADIKGHKVPRYADNSLGDFVVRAALAAGDLTYADVEEVPISNFPQQYEAFKDRRIDVSIATVGSQASFDLEASVGDIQFIPVPDSHLEKSREFLPGAYLQPIEANADLPGLDEPTSVFAYDYLLFANASVPDEQIAKVAKAVYEGEEFLRNSSAVWADFKKEDLGKKADIPYHPGALAFYKEMGLTN, from the coding sequence ATGACCCTCCGCTACACCCATAGAAGCCTCCTTGCCGGAGCCGTCGCCGTGGCGGGATCTCTGGTCGCCACCACCGCCATCGCGCAGGCCCTCGGCCTCGGCACCACGCAAGGCGGCGCGACCGGACAGATCGGAACCGCGCTGGCCCAGGTGATCTCGATGAATTCCGATCTGCAGGTCATTCCGCAGATCAGCGCGAATACCTCGCAGTACATTCCGCTGCTCGATCAGGGAAAGCTTGAGCTTGCGATCGCGAACTATCCGCAGACCTACTACGCGGTCACCGGCACCGGCATGTCGACCGAGAAGTCCGAGAACCTGCGCCTCGTCGCGACGATGATGCCCTTCCTCGCCGCGCTCGTCACGGCGGAATCCTCGGGGATCAAGACCTATGCCGACATCAAGGGCCACAAGGTGCCGCGCTACGCCGACAATTCGCTTGGCGATTTCGTCGTCCGCGCCGCGCTTGCCGCAGGCGACCTGACCTACGCCGATGTGGAAGAGGTGCCGATCTCGAACTTCCCGCAGCAGTACGAGGCGTTCAAGGACCGCCGGATCGACGTGTCGATCGCCACTGTCGGATCGCAGGCCAGCTTCGACCTCGAAGCCTCCGTCGGTGACATTCAGTTCATCCCGGTGCCCGACTCCCACCTCGAGAAGTCCAGGGAATTCCTGCCCGGCGCCTACCTCCAGCCGATCGAGGCGAACGCGGACCTTCCCGGGCTCGACGAACCGACCAGCGTCTTCGCCTACGACTACCTGCTTTTCGCCAATGCCTCCGTTCCGGATGAGCAGATCGCGAAGGTGGCCAAGGCCGTTTACGAGGGTGAGGAGTTCCTGCGCAATTCCAGCGCGGTCTGGGCGGACTTCAAGAAAGAGGACCTGGGCAAGAAAGCCGACATTCCCTACCACCCCGGCGCCCTTGCCTTCTACAAGGAGATGGGCCTGACGAACTGA
- a CDS encoding ABC transporter ATP-binding protein encodes MLEVSNLDVIYGRTHAVKGIDLRVDAGEIVTVLGANGAGKTSLLRALHGAVRPTRGKVEFEGRDLTTQSPAARVASGMVLVPEGRQIFVSMTVHENLLMGAYLRRDGKEAADLDAIYDRFPNLADRKYASASSLSGGEQQMLAIGRALVARPRLVMLDEPSLGLSPLFVERLFGLLEELNRDGISILLVEQNTTMALEIASRGYVLELGKVVLEDSADALSSNTALTEAYLGGDPQPEPAGT; translated from the coding sequence ATGCTTGAGGTCAGCAATCTCGACGTCATCTACGGGCGAACGCATGCCGTGAAGGGCATCGACCTGCGGGTCGACGCCGGGGAAATTGTAACTGTCCTTGGCGCCAATGGGGCGGGGAAAACCTCTCTCCTCCGGGCGCTGCACGGCGCGGTGCGACCGACGCGCGGCAAGGTGGAATTCGAAGGGCGCGATCTCACCACCCAGAGCCCGGCGGCGCGGGTCGCCTCGGGCATGGTGCTGGTGCCGGAGGGGCGGCAGATCTTCGTGTCGATGACCGTGCACGAAAACCTCCTGATGGGCGCCTACCTGCGCCGCGACGGCAAGGAGGCCGCAGATCTTGACGCGATCTACGACCGGTTCCCGAACCTCGCGGACCGAAAGTATGCCAGCGCCAGTTCACTCTCCGGCGGGGAGCAGCAGATGCTGGCGATCGGGCGCGCGCTGGTGGCCCGGCCCCGGCTGGTGATGCTCGACGAGCCCTCTCTCGGGCTGTCGCCGCTCTTCGTGGAGCGGCTGTTCGGACTTCTGGAAGAACTCAATCGCGACGGGATCAGCATCCTGCTGGTCGAACAGAATACCACGATGGCGCTCGAGATCGCCTCTCGTGGGTACGTGCTGGAACTTGGCAAGGTCGTCCTCGAGGACAGCGCCGATGCCCTGTCGAGCAACACCGCGCTGACCGAGGCATACCTCGGCGGCGATCCGCAGCCCGAACCAGCGGGCACATGA
- a CDS encoding 3-hydroxyacyl-CoA dehydrogenase NAD-binding domain-containing protein, translating into MTTRRVACIGAGTVGSAWAVVFARAGFEVAMWDAVPATLLDFALPRAANVARTLAEQMPTGEDADTVIARIRAATSLDDAVAGVEAVQESVREDLAIKREVFGDIARAAPDDALLMSSTSALPGSQFLIDLPNPERALVAHPVNPPSHIPLVELCGTGRTGAQEIERARQFFVAAGMEPVLLRKEIEGFLLNRLQYTLVAEAMHLVGEGYCTAEDIDRVLTSGLALRWASIGPFMTAHLNARDGFRGFVDQLGPMMKTMGREAKTDYDWGLDLSDRIHATVSGLLPVEAIPDAQAWRDDRILATRRMQASNCMPGRRDTDPE; encoded by the coding sequence ATGACCACCCGCCGCGTCGCCTGCATCGGTGCGGGGACGGTCGGCAGCGCCTGGGCTGTGGTCTTCGCCCGCGCAGGCTTCGAGGTGGCGATGTGGGATGCGGTCCCGGCGACCCTCCTGGATTTCGCCCTGCCCCGCGCCGCCAACGTCGCCCGCACGCTTGCCGAGCAAATGCCGACGGGCGAAGACGCCGACACCGTGATCGCGCGCATCCGGGCGGCAACCTCGCTCGACGACGCGGTGGCTGGGGTTGAAGCGGTTCAGGAAAGTGTGCGCGAAGACCTCGCCATCAAGCGGGAGGTGTTCGGCGACATCGCCCGCGCCGCGCCCGACGACGCGCTGCTCATGTCCTCTACTTCCGCGCTGCCCGGGTCGCAGTTCCTCATCGACCTGCCCAATCCCGAACGCGCGCTCGTCGCGCACCCCGTCAACCCGCCATCGCACATCCCGCTGGTCGAGCTTTGCGGCACCGGCCGGACAGGGGCGCAGGAGATCGAGCGCGCGCGCCAGTTCTTCGTCGCCGCAGGGATGGAGCCTGTCTTGCTCCGCAAGGAAATCGAAGGCTTCCTGCTCAACCGGCTGCAATACACGCTGGTGGCGGAGGCGATGCATCTAGTCGGCGAAGGCTACTGCACGGCCGAAGACATCGACCGCGTCCTGACCTCGGGCCTTGCGCTGAGGTGGGCCTCCATCGGACCGTTCATGACCGCACATCTGAACGCGCGCGACGGGTTTCGGGGCTTTGTCGACCAGCTTGGCCCCATGATGAAGACCATGGGGCGCGAGGCGAAGACGGACTACGACTGGGGCCTCGACCTCTCCGACCGGATCCATGCGACGGTTTCCGGCCTCCTCCCGGTCGAAGCGATCCCGGACGCGCAGGCCTGGCGCGACGACCGCATCCTCGCCACGCGGCGGATGCAGGCCTCGAACTGTATGCCGGGTCGGCGCGATACCGACCCGGAGTGA
- the leuD gene encoding 3-isopropylmalate dehydratase small subunit: MDKFTALTSIAAPLLENAIDTDIIFPARFLLLLDRDGLGKYAFNEWRGPGFVLDTPPYDTAQILVTGENFGTGSSREQAVWTLADKGIRCVIARSFGEIFYSNCFKNGVLPVRLTGADMDAVEAAAKAEVPVTVNLESKTVSLSDGTSIPFDVADHHRRNLLAGLDEVGMILTDHSDAIESFEARRSEATPWLNLPQAKLDALAKDGA; encoded by the coding sequence ATGGACAAGTTCACCGCCCTGACCAGCATCGCAGCCCCGCTTCTCGAGAACGCGATCGACACCGACATCATCTTCCCCGCCCGCTTCCTGCTCCTGCTGGATCGCGACGGGCTTGGAAAATACGCCTTCAACGAATGGCGCGGGCCCGGCTTCGTGCTCGACACGCCGCCCTACGACACCGCGCAGATCCTCGTGACAGGAGAGAACTTCGGCACCGGATCCTCGCGCGAACAGGCGGTCTGGACGCTGGCCGACAAGGGTATCCGCTGCGTCATCGCCCGCAGCTTCGGAGAGATCTTCTACTCGAACTGCTTCAAGAACGGGGTGCTGCCCGTCCGCCTGACCGGGGCCGACATGGACGCGGTCGAAGCCGCGGCGAAGGCCGAGGTTCCCGTGACCGTCAACCTGGAAAGCAAGACCGTCAGCCTGTCCGACGGTACGTCGATCCCCTTCGACGTGGCCGACCACCACCGGCGCAACCTTCTTGCCGGTCTCGACGAGGTCGGCATGATCCTCACCGACCATTCCGACGCCATCGAGAGCTTCGAGGCGCGACGGAGCGAGGCGACTCCCTGGCTGAACCTGCCCCAGGCCAAGCTCGACGCGCTGGCGAAGGACGGAGCATGA